The Armatimonadota bacterium nucleotide sequence CGACGGCGGGGCTGGGGGTCAGCCGGGGCCGCCGGCCCGGACCGACGCAGGCGGGATGGGAGGGATCCAGCCAGGACTGGCTGCCCCGCGCCGAGATGATGATGCCCAGACCCGGCACCAGGGGCGTCTCCAGCACCCCGTCGCTGGGGGTGGCCGAAAGCGCGTTGCCGTCTGCGTCCACCACGCACACATAACTGGTGTCCGTGGACCCCTGCGCGCCCCCGGACACCCGTGGGGCGGGTGAGGGCGCAGGCGCGGCCGGCCGCCCCACGTCCCCGGGGGAGGGCATGTCGGGAAACGCCCGGCGCGGATCGATGCGCTCGCGCCAGCGGGCGGCGTAGTCCTTGGACAGCAGCACGTCCACGGGGACCGGCACGAAGTCGGGATCCCCGTAGTAGGCGTGGCGGTCTGCGAACGCCGCCAGCAGCGCTTGCAGGATCAGGTGCAGGGCCTCCGCCGAGTTCTGGGGCAGGGCGGCCAGATCAAACCCCTCCAGGATGTTCAGGGCCTGCAGGAGCACCGGTCCCTGGCACCACGGCCCGCACCCGAAGACGTCATATCCCCGGTAGGTCGTACGTACGGGAGGCTCCGCCCGCACGCGGAAGGCGGCCAGGTCGTCGGCGGTCAGCAGACCGCCCTCCTGCCGGCAGAAGTCGGCCAGCCGGCGCGCGATGTCCCCCCGGTAGAACCGGTCCCGGACCGCCCGCAGGCCCTCGGCCCGCGGGGAGGTCGTCCCCTCCGCCTCCACCAGCAGGCGCAACGTGGCGGCCAGCTCGCGCTGGACCAGGACCTCTCCGACCTGCGGCGGGCGGCCGCGGGGGAGGAACACGGAGGCGGTGGACGGCCAGCGGCGGATCACCGGCACGGCGGAGGCCAGGTTGTCGTGGAG carries:
- a CDS encoding gamma-glutamyltransferase family protein, translated to MIELRPLPTLRPTVMGRRYAVASGHYLASVAAARILESGGNVVDAGVAAGLCLNVVQPDMTNLGGVAPIVVRRADGQVATISGLGRWPQAATVDEVLRRGGDISHGILASVVPAALDAWVEALRLFGTMRFADVAAPAIELAERGVPVHRFLHDNLASAVPVIRRWPSTASVFLPRGRPPQVGEVLVQRELAATLRLLVEAEGTTSPRAEGLRAVRDRFYRGDIARRLADFCRQEGGLLTADDLAAFRVRAEPPVRTTYRGYDVFGCGPWCQGPVLLQALNILEGFDLAALPQNSAEALHLILQALLAAFADRHAYYGDPDFVPVPVDVLLSKDYAARWRERIDPRRAFPDMPSPGDVGRPAAPAPSPAPRVSGGAQGSTDTSYVCVVDADGNALSATPSDGVLETPLVPGLGIIISARGSQSWLDPSHPACVGPGRRPRLTPSPAVVTRPDGFVLAFGTPGYDVQPQAMLQVLLNLIEYGMDPQQAVEAARAATYSFPASTHPHRHEPGLVRVEARIPDTSRAGLEARGHRVQVWPEWAPQAGGVCAGLRDPAGDVVAAAADPRRMSYAVGW